A region of the Pseudonocardia cypriaca genome:
CAGCAACGTGTCCCGGCCCGGTACCGACGTCCGCGACCGGTCCACCGTCGGCCTCGCCTGCGATGCGGTCGAGCAGCCAGCGGTCGAACGGCTTGTGCGCCAGCTCCGCCGACAGCTCCCGCGCATAGCCGGCCGCGGCGGCGTCGTACCCGGCGAGCACGCGGGCGTCGCGGACTTCGGTGCCCGCGGCGATGACGACGTCCCGATCAACGGGCGGGGGTGGGGCTGCCGCTTCCGGTAGCGGGCCGAGCAGATGCGCCCACCGGTGATCCTGCTGACCCGGCCGGCGTTCCAACTCGACGACCAGGGGCTCGGACAGCTCGGCGAGCCCGCGGAGCGTGGCCTCCACCTCGGCGCGGTCCTCGAACGGATGGAGCCGCGCGGTCCGGGTCCGCAGCTCGCCGGGGGTCTGCGGCCCACGCAGCAACAGCACGGTCAGCACCGCCACCTCGGGCTCACCGATCCCGAGGTGCTCCTCGAGCCGCTGGTGGAACTTCACCACCCGGGATCCGGCGCCGGACCACACCGGCCGGACCAGCTCGCGGTCCCTGAGCTCCTTCAGCGTCGCCTGCAGCAACGAGTCGTCGTAGTCGGTGACCGGATCACGGCTGCTCGCCTGGTTGCAGGCGGTGCGCAAGGAGTTGAGGGTGAGCGGGTAGCTCGCCGGGACCGTGCGTTGCTTCTCCAGCAGCGCACCGAGCACCCGCTGCTCGACGGCGGACAACTGCGGTCGTGACTCGGCCACGCCGGGAGCGTAGTACGCCCCCAGCATCATGATCATCACCGTCGCGATCAAGGGCACGACCGTCAACGCCCGGACCCGGTCTCCGGGTGGTGCAGCAGGGGCAAGGCCAGCCGGAAGCAGGCGCCCTCCCCCAGATCCGTCTCCAGTTCGACGTCGCCGTCGTGGGCACGGGCGAGCGACCGGGCGATGGCCAGCCCCAGCCCGGCGTTGGCGCCGCCGGAGCGGGTGCGGGAGCGGTCGGTGCGGTAGAAGCGGTCGAAGACGCGGTCGGCGTGGTCGGCCGTCATACCCGGGCCCTCGTCGGTTACCTCGAGCACCGCGCGGCCGTCCGCGGTTCCGACACCGATGCGCACCGGCGTACCCGCCGGCGTGTGCGCGGCGGCGTTGCCCACCAGGTTGGCGATGATCTGACGCAGCCGATCCTCGTCGGCGTGCACCGGGGCGGGACCCGGCGGGCCGATGCCGCCCGGGCCGGTCAGGTCGACGGGCCGGGAGGGGTCCAGCGCCCGCAGGTCGTGGCCGGCGTCGGTGGCGAGCGTGCGCAGGTCCATCGGGGCCCGTTCGAGGTGCCCTTCCGCGGCGTCGTCGAGCTGGGCGAGCAGCAGCAGGTTCTCGGTGAGGGCCGTGAGCCGGGTGGCTTCGCGATCGATGCGGTGCATCGCCTCGTCGACGTCGGCGCGTTCGGTCAACCCGCCCATCCGGTACAGCTGGGCCGATCCCTTGATCACGAACAGCGGTGTGCGCAGCTCGTGGCTGGCGTCCGAGACGAAGGTCCGCATCCGCGCCTCGGAGGCGGCCCGCGCGGCGAAGGCCCGTTCCAGCTGGCCGAGCATCACGTTCAGCGATGACGCGAGGTGCCCGATCTCCGTAGCGGGCGCCGCGACCACGGGCACGCGCCGGCTCAGGTCGCCCGACGCGATGGCGGCCGCCGTGTGCTCGATGCGGCGCAACGGCCGCAGGCCCCGGCCGAGGGCGTACCAGCCGGCCGCCGTCAGCAGCACGAGCAGCGCGACGCCGCTGATCACGGTGGTGGTCCGCAACCGGGCCACCAAGGCGTCGATCTCGGCCAGCGGCGCGGCCGCGACCACCGTGCCGTCCCGCCCGACCGTGGGTCGGGCGACAGCGCGCCAGCGGGACCCGTCGGCGGCGCCGAGGTCGGTGGCCGTGCCGTCGGCGGGGATCCCGCGCAGCGCTTCGCCGGTCGGCAGGGCGGCCTCGTCCAGCCGGGACGAGTGGACACCGCGCGCCACCGCGCCACCGGCGTTCAGGAACGCCAGGTACGGGGTGCCGATCAGGTCGAGGGCCGGATCGAACATCGCGAGCGACGCGGTGTCCGGAACGTCGGGCCGGAGGACCGGTGCCTGCGCCAGCAGGGCGGTGAAGGACCTCAGCTGGGTGTCGAGCCGGTTCAGCTGGTAGCGCTGCAGCTGATCGGTCACGACGGCGCTGACGATGCTCAGCCCGGCCAGCAGCAGCGCCGCGGTGAGCAGTAGCAGCCGCAGCCGCAGCGACAGCAGATGCAGCGGACTCCTCATACCCGGGGCTCCCGCATCACGTAGCCCACGCCGTGCACGGTGTGGATGAGCTTGGGCTCCTCGACGTCGACCTTGCGCCGCAGGTAGGAGATGTAGGTGTCGACGATGCTGGCGTCACCGGCGAAGTCGTAGTGCCACACGCGGTCCAGGATCTGCGCCTTGGACACCACGTGGCCGGCGTTCTCCATCAGGTAGCGCAGCAGCCGGAACTCGGTGGCGGTCACCCGCAGCGGCCGGCCGTCCCGGGTGACCTGGTGCCCGTCGGGGTCGAGCGCCAGCGTGCCCACCGTCAGCACACCGGTGTGGTGGCCCGCGGTCCGCCGCAGGATCGCGCGGATCCGGGCGATCAGCTCCTCCAGGTCGAACGGCTTGGTGACGTAGTCGTCGGCGCCGAGGGACAGCCCGGTCACCTTGTCGGCCTGCCGGTCGCGGGCGGTGAGGAACAGGACCGGCACCGGCCCGCCGCGGCCGGTCACCCGCAGGTCGCGCAGCCGCCGGACCACCTCGAAGCCGTCCATGTCGGGCAGCATCACGTCGAGCAGGACGAGGTCGGGTGGGTGCCGGGTGGCCGCGGCGACCGCCTCGCCCGCGGTCGCGGCGGACGTCACCTCGAAACCGGCGAACCGCAGCGTGGCGGAGAGCAGCTCCCGCACGGTCGCCTCGTCCTCCACCACGAGCAGCCGCGCGCCGCCGGTCCGGCCGTCATCTCTCACGTGCTACTCGCATGCGGATCACGATACGAACACCGCGTCACACGTCGCGGCGCTCGAACACCACGAACGCGACGGCGAGCAGGGCGACGACACCGGCACCCATGCCGACGAGGTTCAGCCAGGGCTGCGGGAAGTCGGGGTTGGGCACGGTCGCCAGGACGGCGGCTCCACCCAGCGTCGGCCAGAGGTCGAGCAGGCCGTCGAGCCACGACGGGAAGATGCCCTCAACGGCCGGTATCAGCAGGACGATCCCCACCAGGGTGGCCAGGGCGCCCGCCGTGGCGCGGATGATCGTGCCGAGGGCCACCGCGAGCAGCGCGATCACCGCGAGGTAGAGGCCACCGCCCACCACCGCGGAGAGCGCACGCGGATCGTCGAGGGTCGCGTGCGGGACCCCGGCTGCTGCGAAGCCGGCCTGCCCGATGAGGAAGGCCGCGAACATCAGCGCCTGCCCGGCCACCAGCGCGACGGCCGCGACCACCGCCACCTTCGCGCCCAGCAGCCGGTGCCTGCGCGGCGTGGCGCTCAGCGACGTCCGCATCAGGCCGGTCGCGTACTCGGACGTGACCACGAGGACCCCCAGCACCCCGATGATCAGCTGGGCGACGAAGTACATCATCAGGCTGCGGTACGTCGGGTCCCAGTCCTGCCGTTCCTCGGCCGTCCCGGTGACGTACGACTGCCCGGCGGGGTCCATGGACAGGAGCGTGAGGCCGAGCCCGACCACGACGAGGCCGGCGAGGGTGAGCCAGGTCGAGCGCAGGCTGCGGAACTTGATCCACTCGCCGCGCAGCGTGTCGGCGAAGGCGGGGCTGGTGCTCATGCCGTGGCTCCCTGGTACTCGACGCTGTCACTGGTCAGCTCCATGAAGGCGTCCTCCAGGGAGGCGTGCCGCGGCGCGAGCTCGCTGAGCGCGACGCCGTGGTAGGCGGCGAGCTTGCCGATCTGCGCGCCGGTCATGCCGGAGACGACCAGGGACGAGTCCGCCCCTTCCCGGACGGTCGCGCCCGCGGCCGACAGCCGGAGCGCGAACGCGGCGGCATCGTCGGTGCGCACGAGCACGGTGCCCTCCCCGTTGGCCCGCATGAACTCGCTCATGCCCGTGTCGGCGATCAGCCGGCCGCGCCCGATGACCACCAGGTGGTCGGCGGTCTGCGCCATCTCGCTCATGAGGTGGCTGGAGACGAGCACCGCCCGGCCCTCGCGGGCGAGCGACCGCATGAAGTCCCGGATCCAGCGGATGCCCTCCGGGTCGAGGCCGTTCACCGGCTCGTCGAAGATCAGCACCCGCGGGTCGCCGAGCAGCGTCGCCGCGATCCCGAGCCGCTGCCGCATGCCGAGCGAGAACTCCCCGGCACGGCGACGGGCCACCCCGTCCATGCCGGTACGGGCCAGCACCTCGGCGACCCGGCGGCGCGGAAGGCCGTTGCTCGCGGCCAGCGCGAGCAGGTGGTCGTACGCCGTCCGGCCACCGTGCACCGCACCGGCGTCCAGCAGCGCGCCCACCTCGGTCAGCGGCACGGGCAGGTCCCGGTAGCGCCGGCCGCCGATGGTGACCGAACCCCCGCTCGGGGCGGCCAGACCCATGATCATCCGCATCGTGGTGGACTTGCCTGCGCCGTTGGGACCGAGGAACCCGGTGACCTGCCCGGCGGAGACGGTGAACGACAGGTCGTCCACCACGGTCCGGGGCCCGTACCGCTTGGTCAGCTTTCTCACTTCGATGCTCGCCACAGCCGGGATCGTGGCGGCCCGCGCCGGCCGGTTCCTGGGAGCTTCTGTGCGAACCCTGTGAATCCACGGCTCCGAGCCCGCCCCGCGGGCCCCTCAGCCGCGGGACTCACAGGAAGGTCTCCGAGAGGTGTTCGGAAGGAGGGGTTGCATCCGAGCGGAGCGACGACCTAGATTTTATCAAATGTTTGACACGACTGAGGCCTCCGAGCTCCCGCTCTCCGGAGTGCGGGTCGTCGACGCGGCGACGATCTACGCCGGCCCGATGATCGCGACCCTCCTCGGGGACTTCGGCGCCGACGTGGTCAAGGTCGAGCACCCCCGCGGCGACGGCCTGCGCTCCTGGGCGTGGCACAAGGACGGCGAGTCGCTGTGGTGGGCCCTCGTCGGGCGCAACAAGCGCGCGATCACGCTCGCGCTGTCCGATCCGCGCGGCGCGGACCTGCTGCGGCAGCTGCTGGCCGAGACCGACGTCTTCGTCGAGAGCTTCCGCCCGGGCACGCTCGAACGCTGGGGGCTCGCCCCCGACGACCTGCTGCGGGTCAACCCGCGGCTCGTGGTCGTGCGCGTCTCCGGGTTCGGCCAGACCGGCCCGTACCGGACGCGACCCGGCTTCGGCACCCTCGCAGAGGCGATCTCCGGCTTCGCCGACACCAACGGGCAGGCGGACGGGCCGCCGGTACTCCCCCAGTGGCCGCTCGCCGACGGCGTCGCCGCCCTCGCAGGCGCGTTCGCGACGATGACGGCCCTGCGCCACGCCGAACGCACGGGCGAGGGGCAGGTCGTCGACCTGTCGATCTACGAACCGCTGTTCTGGATCCTCGGCGCCCAGACCACCGCCCACGACCAGCTCGGCATCGTGCCGAGCCGCCAGGGCAGCCGCACCGCCTTCAACGTGCCGCGCGAGTGCTACCGCACGCGGGACGGGCGCTGGGTCGCGCTGTCGGGTGCGACCGCCGCCACCGGACGGCGGATCCTGCGGGCGGTCGGACGCGACGACCTCGCCGACGCGCCGTGGTTCGACGAGATCACCGGGCGCATCGCCCACCGCGACGAGATCGACGAGGCCATCGCGAGCTGGGTCGCCGAGCGCGACAACGACGACGTCCTCGCGACGTTCGAGGCGGCGGGCGCCACCGTGGGGCCGGTCTACTCCATCGCCGACATCGCCACCGACCCGCACTTCGACGAGCGGGGCAGCATCACCACCGTCGAGCACCCCGCACTGGGCCCCCTGCGGATGCAGGGCCTCATCGCGAACCTCACCCGCACCCCTGGCCGCATCCGCAGCACCGGGCCGCTCTTGGGCGAGCACAACGACGAGATCCTGCGCGACCTGCTGGGGTGCCCGCCCGACGAGCTCGCGCTGCTCGAGTCCGAGAGCGTCGTCGGGCCGACCGGCACCCGGCGGGAGGCCCCGTCGCCCGAACCCGCCCCGGACGCACCCCCCGTCCGCACGAGCTGACCGAACGGCATCGCATCTCAAGGAAGAGGACACCCCGGATGTCGACAACAGCCCCACCCGAGCCACGGCAGGTCCGCCGCGTCGCCCTCGCCAGCGGCATCGGCACGATGCTCGAGTACTACGACTTCTACCTCTACGGAGCGCTCTCGGCCACGATCTTCGGTTCGCTGTTCTTCCACAGCACCGACCCGGCGGTCGGCACCCTGCTCGCACTGGCCACCTTCGGTGTCGGCTTCGTCGCCCGCCCGCTGGGTGGGGTGATCGCCGGGCACTTCGGGGACCGCGTCGGGCGCAAGTCGGTGCTGATCGCCACGCTGGGGCTGATGGGTGCCGCGACCGTCGGGATCGGCCTGCTGCCCACCTACGAGACCATCGGCATGGCCGCTCCGATCCTGCTCGTCACGCTGCGCCTCCTGCAGGGCCTCGCCCACGGCGGGGAGTGGGGCGGGGCGGCGATCATGACGGTCGAGCACGCCCCCGAGGGCCGGCGCGCCTTCTACGGCACCTGGCCGCAGATGGGCGTCTACGCGGGGATCGTCGTGTCGAACCTCGTGCTCGGCGCCTTCCTGCTCCTCCCGGAGGACCAGTTCCGATCATGGGGCTGGCGCGTCCCGTTCCTGCTCGGCTTCGTGCTCGTGGTCGTCGGGCTGTACCTGCGTCGGTCGATCACGGAGTCACCGGAGTTCACGCGCGCCGCCGCCGAGGCCCGGGAACCGGTCAAGGTCCCGATCGTCGAGGCCCTGCGCACGAGTGGACGCGGCGTCTTCGTCACCTTCGGCGCCAAGGCGGCCGAGACCGGCACGTTCTACCTGATCACGGTGTTCGCCCTCACCCTCGCGAACCGCGAGTCCGGGCCCGGCCAGAGCGTCGCGCTGAACGGCGTGCTCGTCGCGAGCCTCGCCGCGATCTGCACCGTGGGCCTGTTCGGCGTGCTCGCCGACCGCGTCGGTCGCAGGCCGGTGTACGTCTTCGGCGCCGCGTTCATGGCGGTGTTCGCCTTCCCCTTCTTCTGGCTCGTCGGCACCGGTTCCTCCGGTGCGCTGTGGGTCGCGCTGGTCGTCGGGCTCGCGGTCGGCCACGCCTCGATGTACGGCGCCCAGACCCAGTACTTCTCAGAGCTGTTCCAGGCGCGCGTCCGCTACAGCGGCGCCTCGCTCGGCTACCAGCTCGGCGCGGCGCTCATCGGCGGGTTCACCCCGCTCATCGCCGCCGCCCTGATGCTGCGCTCGGGCGGCGAACCCTGGCCCGTCGCGCTCTACATCATCGGACTGTGCCTGGTGACGGTCCTGGTCATCACACTGTGGGGCCGGGTCCGCACCCGCACGACGACGCCGGCACCCGCGGCCGGCGCACCCACCGCGTTGTGAAGGAGATCCGGCAGATGACGACCATCCCCGACCACACGCTCGCGGCGGTCGTCCGCGCGTTCGGCGAGCCGATCGGTATCGAGGAGGTGCCGGTGCCGCCCACGGTCGAGGCGGGCGGCCTGCTCGTCGAGGTCGTGGCGTGCTCCCTGTGCGGCACGGACGTGCACTGCTGGGAAGGCTCCTTGGCCCTCGACATCCGGCTGCCCCTGATCCTCGGGCACGAGATGGTCGGGAGGATCGTCGCGATCGGCGAGGGCGCGAACGTCGACTCCGTCGGCCAGGACCTGCGGATCGGCGACCGCGTGATCTGGACGCACTCGTTCTGCGGGCGCTGCGAGATGTGCACGCGCAAGCGGCCCGCGATGTGCCTGAAGCGCACCGCGTACGGCCACGTCTCGATGCAGGAGTGGCCGTACCTGATGGGCGGGTTCGCCCGGCACTCCTACGTGCTGCCGGGATCGGGCCGGGTGCGCGTGCCCGATGCGATCCCGGACGCGCTGGCCAGCATGGCCAGCTGCGCGCTGCGCTCCGTGGTCAACGCCGTCGAGCAGGCCGGCCGGGTCGGCCCGGAGCACACCGTGGTCGTGCAGGGGGCGGGCCCGCTCGGGATCCTCGCCACCGGGCTCTTCGCCCAGGCAGGCGCGGGGCGGGTCGTGACGGTCGGCGCGCCCGCAGCACGCCTGCAGCTCGCGACGGAGTTCGGCGCCGACGAGGTGATCTCGCTCGAGGACACGCCCGATCCCGCCGACCGGCTCGCGCGCGTCCGCGAGGCGACCGACGGGCTGGGGGCCGACCTCGTGGCGGAGTTCTCCGGGCACCCGGCCGCCTTCGCCGAGGGGGTCGAGATGGCCGGTCTCGGGGCCCGCTACCTCGTGGTGGGCCAGCTCGGATCCGGCACCACGCCGATCGCACCCGGCACGATCACGAAGAAGAACCTCACCGTGATCGGCTCGTTCTCCGGCGACGTCTCGCACTACCACAAGGCGCTCACGGTGCTGGAGCGCTACGCCGACCGGCTGCCCTTCGACCGGCTCATCAGCGGGCAGTACCCGCTCGAGCAGGTCAACGACGTGATCTCGCGCATGCAGGCGTTCCAGGAGATCAAGCCCGTCCTGCTGCCCGCCGCCACCTCATGACACCACGCACCATGACACCACGCACGTTCGCAGGAGGTTCTCCTCGATGACCGTCCAGGACCGGATCGAGACCGGTACCGACCTCGTCGCCACCCTCGCCTCGACCGCGCGGTCCGGCGCCGGCACCGGGGGTCCCGTCGCCCTGCCGATGCTCGTCGGTGGGCAGTGGACCGGCGCCGTGGACGGGGCGGTGTTCGACTCGTACGAGCCGCGCAACGGCGGGGTCTGGGCCACGCTCCCCCGGTCGTCGGCCGCGGACGTCGACCGCGCGGTCTCCGCGGCCCGCGGGGCGTTGACCGGCGCGTGGTCGCGGGTCAGCGCCGCCGACCGGGCCCGGTTCCTGATCCGCATCGCCGCGGTCGTCGACCGGCACCGCGAGGAGCTGGCCGTGATCGAGTCGCGCGACAACGGCAAGCCGCTGCGGGAGGTCCGCGCCGAGATCGACGCGATCGTGCGGTACTTCGAGTACTTCGCAGGCGTCTGCCAGACCGTCCTCGGCGAGACGCACCCACAGCCGGCATCGGCGTTCAGCTACACCCGCCGCGAGCCCGTCGGGGTGGTGGGCGCGATCGTGCCGTGGAACTCCCCGCTGCTCATGCTGGCCTGGAAGCTCAGCCCGGCGATCGCGGGCGGCAACACGATCGTGCTCAAGCCCGCCGAGGAGACCTCGGTGTCCTCGATCGCCTTCGCGCACCTGATCGCCGAGGTCGGGCTGCCCGACGGGGTGTTCAACGTGGTGACCGGGTTCGGCGAGTCGGCGGGAGCCGCACTCGTGGCACACCCGCAGGTCGACAAGATCGCCTTCACCGGGTCGACCGAGGTGGGCAGGCAGATCGCCGCCACGGCCGCGGCCGACCTCAAGCTCGTCACGTTCGAGCTGGGCGGCAAGTCCCCGACGCTCGTCTTCGCCGACGCCGACCTCGACGCGGCCGTGCACCGCACCGCGTACGGCATCTTCTCGGCGGCGGGCCAGACCTGCCAGGCGGCTTCGCGCATCCTCGTGCAGGACTCCGTGCACGACGAGTTCCTCGACCGGTTCGCCGCGCTCGCCCGGCGGATCCGGGTCGGGGACCCCCTGGCCGAGACGACCCAGATGGGCTCCCAGATCTCCGCGCAGCACCGCGACAAGATCGCCGGTTACGTGGAGAGCGGCACGCAGGAGGGCGCGACGCTCGTGTGCGGCGGCTCCCGGCCCACCGAGCCTGCGCTCGCCGACGGCTACTACTTCACCCCGACGATCCTGGACGGCGTCGACAACTCGATGCGGATGGTCCGCGAGGAGATCTTCGGACCCGTGACCGGGGTGATGACCTTCACCGACGAGGCCGACGCACTGGCGAAGGCCAACGACACCGAGTACGGCCTCGCCGGGTCGGTCTGGACCCGCGACGTCGCCAGGGCCCACCGGGTCGCCGCCGGCATCGAAGCCGGGCTGATCTGGGTCAACACCACCCGGACGATCAACCACCTCGTGCCGTTCGGCGGCTACAAGCAGTCCGGCTACGGCCGCGAGGGCGGCCTGCAGGTCATGGAGCACTACACCCGGGTCAAGTCGGTGTGGGTGGACATGCAGGACGAGCTGCCGAACTGGTACGCGGACTGACGATGGGAGCGAGGAACCCCGCGCACCTGCGGCTGCGCACCCTGCTCTTCGTGCCCGGCGACCGCCCGGACCGGATCCCCAAGGCCGCCGCGGCCGGCGCCGACGGGATCGCGATCGACCTCGAGGACGCGGTCGCCCTGTCGCGCAAGGACGCGGCCCGTCGCTCGGTCACCGAGGTGCTCGGGGCCCTGCCGCCGAGCGGGCGGGTCGTCACGGTGCGGATCAACGCCGTCGACAGCGGCCTCGCCGAGGCGGACGTCGACGCGCTCGAGCCGGTGCTCGACCGCGTCCACCTGGTGATCGTCCCGATGAGCTCCAGCCCGGACGCCGTCCGCGCGGCGGCCGCCCTCCTCGGTAAGGCCGAACGCCGGGCGGGCCTGGAACCGGGCCGCACGGGGATCATCCCGCTGGTCGAGACCGCGGCCGGGATCGCGGAGGCGCGCGACATCGCCGCCGCCGACGAGCGGGTGCACACGCTCGCCTTCGGCCCGGCCGACCTCTCCCGGGAGCTCGGGGTCACCCCCACCGCCGACGGCGAGGAGCTGTTCGTCGCGCGCTGCCAGCTGGTGCTGGCAGCGGCGGCCGCCGCGAAGCCGCAGCCGATCGACGGGCCGCACCTCGACCTCGACGACGCCGATGGCCTCGCGCGGTCCGCGGCGAAGGCGAGGCGCCTGGGGTTCGGGGGCAAGCAGGTGCTCCACCCCCGCCAGATCCCCGTCGTCGCCTCGGCGTTCGCCCCCGCCACCGGGGAGCTGCGGTGGGCGCGGCGCGTCGACGAGGCCTTCCGCGCGGCGGAAGCGGCCGGTGTCTCCTCCATCCGCCTCGACGACGGTACGTTCGTCGACTACCCGATCGCCCACCGTGCCCGGGCCCTCCTCGCCGAGGACGACCCGCAGCACGGCCACGAGCAGAGCCCGAGGAAGCCCCCCGCATGAGCCCCGACTCCCCGCGCATCGTCGTGACCCGCGCCCTTCCGCCCGCCGCGCTGGAGCCGCTGCACTCCGTCGGTCAGGTGTGGGTCTCTCCGCACGACCGGCCGCTGTCCGTCGCCGAGCTGCACCAGGCCGTCGACGGTGCGAGCGCGATCATCAGCATGCTCAACGACAAGATCGACGACGACGTCCTCGACGCGGCGGGCCCGAACCTGCGGATCGTCGCGAACACGGCCGTCGGCTACGACAACCTGGACGTGCCGGCGATCACCCACCGCGGGGTGCTCGCGACCAACACGCCCGGCGTGCTGGTCGACGCCACGGCCGACCTCACCATGGCCCTGCTCCTGGACGTCACCCGGCGGGTGTCCGAGGGCGACCGGCTCGTGCGCTCCGGGGCGGCGTGGTCGTGGGACATCTCGTTCATGCTCGGCTCCGGGCTGCAGGGCAAGCAGCTGGGCATCATCGGGATGGGGCACATCGGCCAGGCCGTGGCCGCGCGCGCCGCGGCGTTCGGGATGGACGTCGCGCACCACTCCCGGCGGCCTGTCGAGGCGGGCGGCTCCCGCCGGCTCCCCCTGGACGAGCTGCTGGCCACGTCGGACGTCGTGTCGCTGCACTGCCCGCTCACGGCGCAGACCCGCCACCTCATCGACGCCGAGGCGCTGCGGTCGATGAAGGGCAGCGCCTACCTGGTCAACACCGCCCGCGGCCCGATCGTCGACGAGGCGGCGCTCGCCGCGGCCCTCGCCGGCGGCGAGATCGCGGGCGCCGCCCTGGACGTCTACGAGAACGAGCCCGAGGTGCACGACGGCCTGCGCGCGCTCCCCAACGTCGTGCTGGCCCCGCACCTCGGGTCGGCCACGGTCGAGACGCGGACCCGCATGGCCGAGCTGGCGGTGGAGAACGTCGTCGCCACGCTCCTCGGAAAGGATGCACCGACCCCGATATCGGTACCGTCCACCTGACGCGAGGACATACCAGGAAGGGGCTCGATGCCGGGCAAGCGGGATCGCGGTTCGACGACCAAGGCCGAAGAGGCCTTCACCGCGATCCGACGGCAGATCGAACGGGGGCAGCTCCCCGGCGGCGCGAAGCTGACCCTGCAGAGCCTTTCGGACGAGATGCAGATGAGCCTGACGCCCATCCGCGAAGCGCTGCGGATGCTCCAGGCGCACGGTCTCGTCGAGTACCGCCCCCACCACGGACACGTCGTCACCCGTTACTCGATCCCCCGCGCCGAGGAGATCTACCTGCTCCGCGAGACGCTCGAGCCGCTGGCGACCCGCCTCGCGGCGCAGCGGGCGTCCGAGCGGGAGCTCGAGGAGATCCGCGGGCTGCACGAGGAGTTCCGCGCCGCCGCCGAGAAGGAGGACGGTGAGCAGGGGGTGATCGTCGACCTCAACGCGCTGTGGCACCGGGCCGTGTACGAGGCCGCCCATTCCGGGTTCCTCGACGACTTCATCGACCGGCTCTGGACGGGCGTGCCGTACCAGGCGATCTGGTTCATCCACCGCCGCCACCGCTCGGTGCTCGACCACTCGGCGGTCACCGAGGCGCTGCTCGCGCACGAGGCCGACGCAGCGGGCTCGGCGATGCTCAACCACATCGAGCGGGGCAAGAAGGCCACGATCGAGCACCTGCGCGCCATCGGTGCTCCCGAGACCTGACGCTCGTAGGTGCCGGCCACGGACCGCGGAGGGCCGGCACCCTTGCCGAACGGGTGGCGCGGTCAGACGCCGCGGGTCCAGAACTCCTGCGCCGACCCCGTGAACGGCGTCGGGTCGCCTGCGAGGAAGAACTCGTCCCACGCCGGTCCGTCGGAGAGCTCCCAGTGCTCCACAGCCAGTCCGTCCACGAAACGCCACGCGCCCATGCCGACGCGCGTCCAGCTCCATTCACCGCGTGACGTGCGGAAGGTCCCGTGGATGACGCCGTAGTGGTCGTCGGCGAGGATCTGGTCGATCTCGAGGGGTTGGACGTTGGCGTCGGCGAGACTCGCCCGCCGCTCGACGTAGCGGCGCAGGAAGTCCATTCCCCCGGTCGCCGCCAGGCGCACGCCACCGGTGTGGATCACCATGTCCGGAGACATCCGCTCCATCACCTCGATGACGTGCTCCTGTTGCCGCCGGAGCCGCTCGTCCTCGCTGAGCCTCGGATCGGTCGCGATCGCCGCACCGCCCCGGTACATCGCGGCCAGCCACAGGGCGTTCGGATGACTGTCGGACAGCATGACCTCTCCTCTACTTCACGCTGTGGGGACGCGAGGTCGTGCCACGGCCGTTGGTCTGGTGCGGGAGCGGACCCGCGCTGGGCGACTCCTCGCTGACCAACTCGACGATGTAGTGCGTCACCGGGTGGTCCTCGAGGTTGCGGATCCGGTGCGGCGGCAACGGGCCGTCACGTCCGACGGTCCTGAAGAAGG
Encoded here:
- a CDS encoding CaiB/BaiF CoA transferase family protein, with protein sequence MFDTTEASELPLSGVRVVDAATIYAGPMIATLLGDFGADVVKVEHPRGDGLRSWAWHKDGESLWWALVGRNKRAITLALSDPRGADLLRQLLAETDVFVESFRPGTLERWGLAPDDLLRVNPRLVVVRVSGFGQTGPYRTRPGFGTLAEAISGFADTNGQADGPPVLPQWPLADGVAALAGAFATMTALRHAERTGEGQVVDLSIYEPLFWILGAQTTAHDQLGIVPSRQGSRTAFNVPRECYRTRDGRWVALSGATAATGRRILRAVGRDDLADAPWFDEITGRIAHRDEIDEAIASWVAERDNDDVLATFEAAGATVGPVYSIADIATDPHFDERGSITTVEHPALGPLRMQGLIANLTRTPGRIRSTGPLLGEHNDEILRDLLGCPPDELALLESESVVGPTGTRREAPSPEPAPDAPPVRTS
- a CDS encoding DUF480 domain-containing protein; amino-acid sequence: MIATVMIMMLGAYYAPGVAESRPQLSAVEQRVLGALLEKQRTVPASYPLTLNSLRTACNQASSRDPVTDYDDSLLQATLKELRDRELVRPVWSGAGSRVVKFHQRLEEHLGIGEPEVAVLTVLLLRGPQTPGELRTRTARLHPFEDRAEVEATLRGLAELSEPLVVELERRPGQQDHRWAHLLGPLPEAAAPPPPVDRDVVIAAGTEVRDARVLAGYDAAAAGYARELSAELAHKPFDRWLLDRIAGEADGGPVADVGTGPGHVAARLAASGASVVGVDLSPAMIDEARRLFPDLEFEVGDLTNLLRPRAAAGWSAITAWYAFVHMATSELPAVIAGLARVLVPGGRLAFALHVGEEVHHVDELFGAPVDLEFVLHDPSEVVAAVTAAGLVDVEWYLRSPLRDVEAPTDRLYVLARRPL
- a CDS encoding response regulator transcription factor; translated protein: MRDDGRTGGARLLVVEDEATVRELLSATLRFAGFEVTSAATAGEAVAAATRHPPDLVLLDVMLPDMDGFEVVRRLRDLRVTGRGGPVPVLFLTARDRQADKVTGLSLGADDYVTKPFDLEELIARIRAILRRTAGHHTGVLTVGTLALDPDGHQVTRDGRPLRVTATEFRLLRYLMENAGHVVSKAQILDRVWHYDFAGDASIVDTYISYLRRKVDVEEPKLIHTVHGVGYVMREPRV
- a CDS encoding HAMP domain-containing sensor histidine kinase → MRSPLHLLSLRLRLLLLTAALLLAGLSIVSAVVTDQLQRYQLNRLDTQLRSFTALLAQAPVLRPDVPDTASLAMFDPALDLIGTPYLAFLNAGGAVARGVHSSRLDEAALPTGEALRGIPADGTATDLGAADGSRWRAVARPTVGRDGTVVAAAPLAEIDALVARLRTTTVISGVALLVLLTAAGWYALGRGLRPLRRIEHTAAAIASGDLSRRVPVVAAPATEIGHLASSLNVMLGQLERAFAARAASEARMRTFVSDASHELRTPLFVIKGSAQLYRMGGLTERADVDEAMHRIDREATRLTALTENLLLLAQLDDAAEGHLERAPMDLRTLATDAGHDLRALDPSRPVDLTGPGGIGPPGPAPVHADEDRLRQIIANLVGNAAAHTPAGTPVRIGVGTADGRAVLEVTDEGPGMTADHADRVFDRFYRTDRSRTRSGGANAGLGLAIARSLARAHDGDVELETDLGEGACFRLALPLLHHPETGSGR
- a CDS encoding ABC transporter permease subunit; the encoded protein is MSTSPAFADTLRGEWIKFRSLRSTWLTLAGLVVVGLGLTLLSMDPAGQSYVTGTAEERQDWDPTYRSLMMYFVAQLIIGVLGVLVVTSEYATGLMRTSLSATPRRHRLLGAKVAVVAAVALVAGQALMFAAFLIGQAGFAAAGVPHATLDDPRALSAVVGGGLYLAVIALLAVALGTIIRATAGALATLVGIVLLIPAVEGIFPSWLDGLLDLWPTLGGAAVLATVPNPDFPQPWLNLVGMGAGVVALLAVAFVVFERRDV
- a CDS encoding ABC transporter ATP-binding protein, which gives rise to MASIEVRKLTKRYGPRTVVDDLSFTVSAGQVTGFLGPNGAGKSTTMRMIMGLAAPSGGSVTIGGRRYRDLPVPLTEVGALLDAGAVHGGRTAYDHLLALAASNGLPRRRVAEVLARTGMDGVARRRAGEFSLGMRQRLGIAATLLGDPRVLIFDEPVNGLDPEGIRWIRDFMRSLAREGRAVLVSSHLMSEMAQTADHLVVIGRGRLIADTGMSEFMRANGEGTVLVRTDDAAAFALRLSAAGATVREGADSSLVVSGMTGAQIGKLAAYHGVALSELAPRHASLEDAFMELTSDSVEYQGATA